A genomic window from Sphingobacterium spiritivorum includes:
- a CDS encoding PRTRC system protein E encodes MNTNFFNQIQQLDFTGVLQLNISKGIESNLIVTVLLNNEQCGDSAKNLIPPLTFNATPQEFDEGFFEQITTPIQKVSGLMVDMEKFQKQLDEAKAQSAIEKAKTEKEKKEKEVKDKKFKDAMAKADELEKEGKFREAWIKVPDITEFPEKADEIRKRKIALSDKFATPSLFGAMDEAKPEPPIEQEITADYPIDETDEDEKNSNH; translated from the coding sequence ATGAACACCAATTTTTTCAATCAGATACAGCAGTTGGACTTTACAGGAGTATTACAACTGAACATTTCAAAAGGAATAGAAAGCAACCTAATTGTAACAGTATTGCTCAATAACGAACAATGCGGAGATAGTGCAAAAAATCTAATTCCACCATTGACCTTTAACGCCACACCCCAGGAGTTTGACGAGGGATTTTTTGAGCAGATAACCACACCTATACAAAAGGTATCGGGCTTAATGGTGGATATGGAGAAATTTCAAAAGCAACTTGATGAAGCCAAAGCACAATCGGCAATCGAGAAAGCAAAAACCGAAAAAGAGAAAAAAGAAAAAGAAGTCAAAGACAAGAAGTTTAAAGATGCAATGGCAAAGGCGGACGAGTTGGAGAAAGAGGGCAAATTCCGTGAAGCGTGGATAAAAGTTCCCGATATAACGGAGTTTCCCGAAAAAGCAGACGAGATACGCAAACGCAAAATAGCATTATCCGACAAATTCGCAACACCGAGCCTTTTCGGAGCAATGGACGAAGCAAAACCCGAACCACCAATAGAGCAAGAAATTACTGCCGATTATCCTATTGATGAAACAGACGAAGATGAAAAGAATAGTAATCATTAA
- a CDS encoding PRTRC system ThiF family protein, whose translation MNTAKTAVHFTDNYLLNPTNPISVNLIGAGGTGSKVLTALMEINESLIALGHAGLQVRLWDDDVITSANLGRQRFAESETGLYKSVALVNRCNRWAGTNWKAETVKFEKDNFGRPPEKARVTITITCVDNVQARFGVAEILKEISYRRHYQDEPKYWLDFGNSQDTGQVLLSTIGEIKQPNSEKYETVASLPFVTDEFGELLKQSEQEDNTPSCSLAEALEHQDLFINSSLTQMGCSLLWNLFRKGMTEYRGFFHNLKDFRTHPIKVA comes from the coding sequence ATGAATACAGCAAAAACCGCAGTTCATTTTACAGATAATTACCTGCTCAATCCTACCAATCCGATTTCGGTAAACCTTATCGGGGCAGGTGGCACAGGCTCAAAAGTATTGACTGCTTTAATGGAAATAAACGAAAGTTTGATTGCGTTGGGACACGCAGGGTTACAAGTCCGCCTTTGGGACGATGATGTTATCACGAGTGCCAATTTGGGCAGACAGCGTTTTGCAGAAAGTGAAACAGGATTATACAAATCCGTTGCTTTAGTCAATCGTTGTAACCGTTGGGCAGGAACAAATTGGAAAGCCGAAACGGTAAAATTTGAAAAAGATAATTTTGGCAGACCACCCGAAAAAGCAAGGGTAACCATTACCATTACTTGTGTGGATAATGTACAGGCGAGGTTTGGTGTTGCTGAAATTCTTAAAGAAATAAGTTACCGCAGACATTATCAAGACGAACCAAAATATTGGTTAGATTTTGGCAACAGCCAAGATACAGGACAAGTGCTACTATCTACTATCGGAGAGATAAAACAACCAAATTCTGAAAAGTACGAAACGGTGGCAAGCCTGCCATTTGTTACCGATGAATTTGGCGAACTATTGAAGCAATCCGAACAAGAGGACAACACGCCAAGTTGCTCACTTGCCGAAGCGTTGGAACACCAAGATTTGTTTATCAATTCATCATTGACACAAATGGGTTGTTCGTTATTGTGGAACTTGTTTCGCAAAGGAATGACCGAATACAGGGGATTTTTTCACAATCTGAAAGATTTCCGCACCCACCCGATAAAAGTCGCCTGA
- a CDS encoding DUF932 domain-containing protein has protein sequence MAHNINFNERTGRYSFFSVQQKAWHGLGQIVEQYPTSEEAIKHAGLDYEVVKSPLFTKGSGIIETTNGIEIGSSELEVPNYFANIRTDNNAVLGVVGKDYHIVQNREAFNFFDAIVGGDEGILYETAGAIGNGERIFITAKLPDYIRVGNGDDVTEKYIFLTTSHDGSGSITAAFTPIRIVCQNTLNASLRSMTNVVRIKHTSGAKQRIENAHKIMGLANTLSNQLESIFNEWAKVKVTDQEVKKLIQLALCPNKETLDLIKKGAEDEISTVFKNTVEDAFAYAMISDTQQMDTTKGTLFGAYNAVTGYYQNVRNYKNDEAKLQSIVLGGTAQLKSQKAFELCNGFALDGAEILNLN, from the coding sequence ATGGCACATAATATCAATTTCAACGAGAGAACAGGACGTTATTCATTTTTCAGCGTTCAGCAAAAAGCGTGGCACGGTTTAGGGCAAATCGTGGAGCAATACCCAACAAGCGAGGAAGCTATCAAACACGCAGGATTAGATTACGAAGTCGTAAAATCCCCACTATTTACCAAAGGTTCGGGCATTATCGAAACCACCAACGGTATAGAGATAGGCAGTAGCGAATTGGAAGTACCTAACTATTTCGCCAACATACGCACCGATAACAATGCCGTATTGGGCGTAGTCGGTAAGGATTACCATATCGTACAAAACCGTGAAGCCTTTAATTTCTTTGATGCTATTGTAGGCGGTGACGAGGGCATTCTGTACGAAACCGCAGGAGCAATAGGCAACGGAGAACGCATTTTTATTACAGCCAAATTGCCCGATTATATTCGTGTAGGCAATGGCGATGATGTTACAGAAAAGTACATTTTCCTTACCACTTCGCACGATGGTAGCGGAAGCATCACAGCCGCATTTACGCCTATCCGTATTGTTTGCCAAAACACGCTGAATGCATCTTTACGCAGTATGACCAATGTTGTTCGTATCAAACACACTTCGGGAGCAAAACAACGTATCGAGAACGCTCACAAGATTATGGGACTTGCCAACACATTAAGCAATCAATTGGAGAGTATTTTCAACGAATGGGCAAAAGTAAAGGTAACGGACCAAGAGGTTAAAAAGCTAATCCAATTGGCACTTTGCCCGAATAAGGAAACGCTTGACCTTATCAAAAAAGGTGCAGAAGATGAAATTTCCACCGTGTTCAAAAACACCGTTGAAGATGCTTTTGCATACGCAATGATAAGCGACACCCAACAAATGGATACGACAAAAGGAACATTGTTCGGAGCTTATAATGCGGTTACAGGTTACTATCAGAACGTAAGAAATTACAAGAATGATGAAGCCAAGTTGCAGAGCATTGTATTGGGTGGCACTGCTCAACTCAAATCACAGAAAGCATTTGAATTGTGTAATGGTTTTGCTTTAGATGGTGCAGAAATCCTAAACCTTAATTAA
- a CDS encoding Crp/Fnr family transcriptional regulator — protein sequence MQSDITISSYLESFQLFTASEVDVIASHFKPKSLKKGDYFIREGNYSSEVALVVSGIFRSYYLNDNMDEITYCFRFPEELLAAYSSLIQQTPSLENIQAISNAELFVISADDIRKLDDLYPGWIRFQKMIAEQQYIELEQRVFQLQRQQAIQRYTSLLQNQPDYIRLIPLQYLATYLGITQRHLSRIRREIVF from the coding sequence ATGCAGTCAGATATTACAATCAGTTCCTATTTAGAAAGTTTTCAGCTTTTCACCGCTTCTGAAGTGGATGTGATTGCCTCTCATTTCAAACCTAAATCGCTAAAGAAAGGAGACTATTTTATCCGGGAAGGTAATTATTCGAGTGAGGTTGCACTGGTTGTCTCCGGAATTTTCCGCTCCTACTATCTGAATGACAATATGGACGAAATTACCTATTGTTTTCGTTTTCCTGAGGAATTGCTGGCGGCCTATTCATCCCTTATTCAGCAGACTCCCAGTCTGGAAAATATACAGGCGATTTCCAATGCTGAGCTTTTTGTGATCAGTGCTGATGATATCAGAAAACTGGATGATCTTTATCCAGGCTGGATCAGGTTTCAGAAAATGATTGCCGAACAACAATATATTGAACTGGAACAACGTGTTTTTCAATTGCAACGTCAGCAAGCTATCCAACGTTATACCAGCTTGCTTCAGAATCAACCTGACTATATACGCCTTATACCTCTTCAATATCTGGCTACTTATCTGGGTATAACACAGCGGCACCTTAGTCGTATAAGAAGGGAAATTGTTTTTTAG
- a CDS encoding SDR family NAD(P)-dependent oxidoreductase, producing the protein MGILDNKVAIVTGAGSGIGRAVALSYGKEGAKVVVSDINEKAGQETVDTIVQAGGTAFFVKADTSSAEENEALVDATIEKYGKLDIACNNAGIGGAAALSGDYGLEDWKKVTDINFNGVFYGCKYQLKAMEKNGGGAIVNMASIHGMVAAPMSSAYTASKHAVVGLTRNIGAEYGPKNIRCNAVGPGYIMTPLLTTHLGKEQLETLRAKHPMGRLGEAEEVAELVLFLSSDKASFMTGGYYLVDGGYTAV; encoded by the coding sequence ATGGGAATTTTAGATAATAAAGTAGCTATTGTGACCGGAGCAGGATCAGGAATTGGTCGTGCTGTAGCTTTGTCTTATGGAAAAGAAGGTGCAAAAGTAGTCGTTTCAGATATTAATGAGAAAGCCGGTCAGGAAACGGTAGATACGATTGTCCAGGCCGGAGGCACAGCCTTCTTTGTTAAGGCAGACACTTCGTCTGCAGAAGAAAATGAGGCTCTTGTAGATGCAACAATAGAAAAATACGGAAAATTAGATATTGCCTGCAATAATGCGGGTATAGGTGGTGCAGCTGCATTAAGCGGAGACTATGGACTGGAGGATTGGAAAAAAGTTACTGATATCAATTTTAACGGTGTATTTTACGGATGTAAATACCAGTTAAAAGCTATGGAGAAAAACGGAGGAGGAGCTATAGTCAATATGGCTTCCATACATGGTATGGTCGCTGCACCCATGTCATCAGCCTATACAGCGTCCAAACATGCTGTAGTAGGATTGACCCGCAACATAGGTGCCGAATACGGTCCGAAGAATATACGTTGTAATGCAGTCGGTCCCGGATATATCATGACACCTTTGCTGACCACACATCTGGGTAAAGAACAATTGGAAACCTTGCGTGCGAAGCATCCGATGGGACGCTTGGGGGAAGCAGAAGAAGTAGCTGAATTAGTCCTGTTCTTAAGCTCTGATAAAGCGTCCTTTATGACAGGAGGGTACTATCTCGTAGATGGCGGTTATACTGCTGTTTAA
- a CDS encoding cyclophilin-like fold protein, translating into MKHSFLMVVAFMTMIVCSASSCDKNDDNGNTENITPLANGKIKIKIGSQTFTATLLDDKSAKAFKEMLPLTINMVELNNNEKYYDFPNSLPINSSNSGTIKNGDLMLYGSKTLVLFYKTFSTSYSYTKLGAVDDVTGLATALGSGNVTVTFEME; encoded by the coding sequence ATGAAACATTCTTTTTTGATGGTTGTGGCTTTTATGACAATGATTGTATGCAGTGCTTCGTCCTGCGATAAGAATGATGATAATGGCAACACAGAAAATATTACTCCTCTGGCAAATGGTAAAATCAAAATAAAGATAGGTTCACAAACCTTTACAGCTACATTATTGGACGACAAATCAGCAAAAGCATTTAAAGAAATGCTGCCCTTAACCATTAATATGGTTGAGCTGAATAATAATGAGAAATATTATGACTTCCCGAACAGCCTGCCGATCAACTCATCCAATTCCGGAACCATCAAAAACGGGGATTTAATGTTGTACGGTTCAAAAACATTGGTGCTGTTTTACAAGACCTTTTCAACATCGTACAGCTACACGAAATTAGGTGCGGTAGATGATGTAACGGGTTTGGCAACCGCATTGGGTTCAGGGAATGTGACCGTTACTTTTGAAATGGAATAA
- a CDS encoding single-stranded DNA-binding protein, translating into MNITGRLTRDAEVRTTSQDKQVVNFSVATNDSYRNKQGERIEQTTYFDCSYWITPNVAKLLTKGTLVELSGRVSTRAWTGNDGEPRAGLNFHTSQIKLHGGSKRTESVQATAQTGNNSTAGKGTEDDLPF; encoded by the coding sequence ATGAACATCACAGGAAGACTGACAAGGGATGCGGAAGTACGCACAACGTCACAGGACAAACAAGTAGTAAATTTTTCAGTAGCGACCAACGACAGCTACCGTAACAAGCAAGGCGAACGCATAGAGCAAACAACCTATTTCGACTGCTCCTATTGGATAACCCCGAATGTAGCCAAGCTACTCACAAAAGGCACTTTGGTAGAACTATCGGGACGAGTAAGTACAAGAGCGTGGACAGGTAATGATGGAGAGCCAAGAGCAGGTCTGAATTTCCACACCTCACAAATCAAATTGCACGGAGGTAGTAAGAGAACCGAAAGCGTACAAGCTACTGCACAAACAGGAAACAACAGTACAGCAGGAAAAGGTACAGAAGACGACCTTCCATTTTAA
- a CDS encoding DUF1281 family ferredoxin-like fold protein: MANWCSNTVVFEGKPETITAIQELFQSMKEKEEKTEEGQLPEFISKNNGGYFFNIYWNEGDEGQFQYETKWSPNIEVIQKIAEHYEVNFTQDYEEMGNLIYGRATFYDKLLTDIYLEDEDFEQYGFDEETDTYHFEGEIYESDYEILETLLERKIKNQQP, translated from the coding sequence ATGGCAAATTGGTGCAGTAATACAGTTGTATTCGAGGGGAAACCCGAAACAATCACAGCAATACAGGAACTTTTTCAATCAATGAAGGAAAAGGAAGAAAAAACCGAAGAAGGGCAACTACCCGAATTTATTTCTAAAAATAATGGTGGTTATTTCTTCAATATCTATTGGAATGAAGGCGATGAAGGGCAATTTCAGTATGAAACAAAATGGTCGCCCAATATAGAAGTAATTCAAAAGATAGCGGAACATTACGAAGTGAACTTTACACAGGATTATGAAGAAATGGGCAATCTTATATATGGTAGGGCAACATTTTATGACAAGCTACTCACAGATATTTATTTGGAAGACGAAGATTTTGAACAATACGGGTTTGATGAAGAAACGGACACCTACCATTTCGAAGGAGAAATTTACGAAAGTGATTACGAGATATTGGAAACCTTGTTGGAACGAAAAATCAAAAATCAGCAACCTTAA
- a CDS encoding PRTRC system protein C has product MLLATQLERVFILKDKGQDIRLTDPEPRWSVEAVMNFYANMYPILTTAKASAPQIKDDAVEYKFESVMGTKG; this is encoded by the coding sequence ATGTTATTAGCAACGCAATTAGAAAGAGTTTTTATACTCAAAGATAAAGGACAGGACATAAGACTGACCGACCCCGAACCACGTTGGAGCGTGGAAGCCGTAATGAATTTTTACGCCAATATGTACCCGATTTTGACTACGGCAAAAGCATCTGCACCGCAGATAAAAGACGATGCAGTCGAGTACAAATTTGAGAGCGTAATGGGAACGAAAGGTTAA
- a CDS encoding sugar O-acetyltransferase: protein MEIETTDIFERLRNGESVPFSDPQYSKIGQACYDTKKLLLQMNGTAEPHEVRSLLSQITGSGIDETTTVFTPLHINYGRHTQIGKNVFINFDCVFLDLGGITIEDNVLIAPKVSLLSEGHPVTPGTRATLTTGHIHIKKNAWIGAGATIMQGVTIGENAIVAAGAVVSKEVPDNTIVGGIPAKIIKSI, encoded by the coding sequence ATGGAAATAGAAACGACAGATATATTTGAACGGTTACGTAATGGGGAAAGCGTACCATTCAGCGACCCACAATATTCCAAAATAGGACAAGCCTGTTACGATACAAAGAAATTATTGCTTCAAATGAACGGCACAGCCGAGCCGCACGAAGTGAGAAGTTTATTAAGCCAAATTACAGGAAGCGGGATTGACGAAACCACAACCGTATTTACACCACTACATATTAACTACGGTCGGCATACCCAAATCGGTAAAAACGTATTCATCAACTTCGATTGCGTGTTTCTTGATTTGGGCGGTATCACTATTGAAGACAATGTACTGATAGCGCCAAAGGTCAGCCTGCTGTCCGAGGGACACCCCGTAACACCCGGAACCAGGGCAACGCTGACCACCGGGCATATCCACATCAAAAAGAATGCCTGGATTGGTGCAGGTGCTACCATTATGCAGGGTGTAACCATTGGCGAAAATGCCATAGTAGCCGCAGGTGCGGTCGTTTCAAAAGAGGTCCCCGATAATACGATTGTAGGCGGTATTCCTGCAAAAATCATTAAGTCAATTTAA
- a CDS encoding alpha/beta hydrolase translates to MKILSVLALLSLMLLGQSCIQNTNNKNSEKMNDTAKTEHYTFELSDKVTRQKVTFKNRYGITLSGDLYTPKNPGSESLAALAISGPFGAVKEQSSGLYANQMAERGFVALAFDPSYTGESGGEPRAVASPDINTEDFSAAVDYLGIQKNIDRKKIGIIGICGFGGFALNATAIDKRVKAVAVTSMYDMTRVMSKGYNDAVTLEQRTKTLEQLGEQRWNDAEAGTFQSGAILNPEKLKGDEPQFVKEYHDYYRTPRGFHERSLNSTGAWNATNALSFMNMPILTYIKEISPRPLLVIAGEKAHSRYFSEDAFKAAAEPKELMIIPNAVHVDLYDKIDVIPFGKLETFLKDNLK, encoded by the coding sequence ATGAAAATACTATCAGTTTTAGCATTATTAAGCCTGATGCTTTTAGGGCAATCCTGCATACAGAATACAAACAATAAAAATTCAGAGAAAATGAACGATACAGCAAAAACAGAACACTACACGTTTGAGTTGAGTGATAAAGTAACCCGCCAAAAAGTAACCTTTAAAAACCGCTATGGCATTACGCTTTCAGGCGATTTATACACCCCGAAAAATCCCGGCAGCGAGTCATTGGCGGCACTTGCCATTAGCGGACCATTCGGGGCTGTGAAAGAACAATCTTCGGGATTGTATGCCAATCAAATGGCAGAGCGTGGATTTGTCGCACTGGCATTTGACCCGTCCTATACGGGCGAGAGTGGCGGCGAACCCCGTGCCGTAGCTTCGCCCGATATTAATACGGAGGATTTCAGCGCAGCAGTAGATTATCTCGGCATACAAAAAAACATAGATCGCAAGAAAATCGGTATCATAGGTATTTGTGGCTTTGGCGGTTTTGCCCTAAACGCTACTGCCATTGACAAACGTGTAAAAGCCGTTGCCGTTACCAGTATGTACGATATGACGAGGGTAATGTCAAAAGGTTATAATGATGCCGTTACATTGGAGCAGCGCACAAAAACATTGGAACAGTTGGGCGAACAGCGTTGGAATGATGCCGAAGCAGGAACATTCCAATCCGGCGCAATATTAAATCCTGAAAAGCTGAAAGGCGACGAACCGCAATTTGTAAAGGAATACCACGACTATTACCGTACACCAAGAGGCTTTCACGAGCGTTCCCTTAATTCAACGGGTGCGTGGAATGCCACTAATGCGTTGTCGTTTATGAATATGCCGATATTGACGTATATCAAAGAGATTTCGCCAAGACCACTTTTAGTCATTGCAGGAGAAAAAGCGCACTCCCGTTATTTCAGCGAAGATGCTTTTAAGGCAGCAGCAGAACCAAAGGAACTAATGATTATCCCCAATGCGGTACACGTCGATTTGTACGACAAGATTGATGTTATTCCTTTTGGTAAGTTGGAAACATTCCTTAAAGACAATTTGAAATAA
- a CDS encoding helix-turn-helix domain-containing protein, producing MNVEQEDKYDTLSYSGIFLSCFSEYGAHCVHSKPEHVLVYIYSGEQVIVDRNKKTIIKAGECAFIRRDNRLQMFKNSKGADCYKGISLTFQRNVLREFYSKMNKADIPKDVPISDKKIFKLKPSPAIESLFQSLTPYFDSNVKPTEGVTHLKLLEGIYALLNSSEQFYPILFDFADPWKIDLLEFLNENYMQELSMEQIAAFTGRSLATFKRDFKKISSLTPQKWLINKRLEMAYIKLKEEKKKVQEVYTEVGFKNLSHFSTAFKKQYGIPPTEI from the coding sequence ATGAATGTAGAGCAAGAAGATAAATACGACACATTAAGCTATTCGGGAATTTTCCTTTCGTGCTTTTCCGAATATGGCGCACACTGTGTACACTCCAAGCCCGAACACGTTTTGGTATATATCTATTCGGGCGAACAGGTTATTGTTGACCGGAATAAAAAGACCATAATAAAGGCGGGAGAATGCGCATTCATCAGGAGGGATAATCGCCTGCAAATGTTCAAAAACAGTAAGGGCGCAGATTGCTACAAAGGTATTTCGCTGACGTTTCAACGGAATGTTTTGCGGGAGTTTTACAGCAAGATGAATAAAGCGGATATACCCAAAGATGTACCTATATCCGATAAAAAAATATTCAAACTAAAGCCAAGCCCCGCAATAGAAAGTTTATTCCAGTCGCTTACGCCATATTTTGACAGCAATGTAAAACCAACAGAGGGCGTAACCCATTTAAAACTATTGGAGGGAATTTATGCTTTGCTCAACAGTTCGGAGCAATTCTACCCGATACTTTTTGATTTTGCCGACCCCTGGAAAATTGACCTGTTGGAGTTCCTTAATGAAAACTATATGCAGGAACTTTCAATGGAACAAATCGCAGCTTTTACCGGAAGAAGTTTAGCAACATTCAAAAGGGATTTTAAGAAGATAAGCAGCCTCACACCGCAAAAATGGCTAATCAATAAACGTCTGGAAATGGCTTACATCAAACTCAAAGAAGAAAAGAAAAAAGTACAGGAAGTTTATACGGAAGTTGGCTTTAAAAACCTTTCCCACTTTTCTACTGCATTTAAAAAGCAATACGGCATCCCACCGACAGAAATATAA
- a CDS encoding site-specific integrase, with translation MTQTKKSTFKLLFYLKKNELKKNGNAPIMARITIDGTPKTFGTKLEIDPSNWDLKYGRVEGKSATALNINKKLDNIRGRIDKIYEDMLKHEGFATSQKVKLSFLGVGVMDDAILKVFNDKNEDFKKLVDKEERSQSTYNKYITVYNHLTTFIKERYHRDDMAFRELTGDFIREFDFYLRYDLQSTHNTVWVYTMPVLSLVELAIKKGLIRDNPFQDYEINMEETDRGYILKEDVEKLMMCAPPHPRYELVKDLFIFSCFTGLAYADIKKLTRNNIQSFFDGHQWIISRRKKSDIASNVRLMEIPKRIIEKYLGSTRNEFIFPVPTNVTCNTHIGKLIEKAKIITEQKVTFHTARHTFGTMFLTEGVPLESLSKMMGHKNISTTQIYAKITSQKISKDMDLVAPKFKEIEEAFLQVI, from the coding sequence ATGACGCAGACAAAAAAATCAACGTTCAAACTGCTTTTCTACTTGAAAAAGAACGAACTAAAAAAAAATGGTAATGCTCCAATTATGGCACGTATTACCATTGACGGAACACCTAAAACTTTTGGGACAAAGTTAGAAATTGACCCTAGCAATTGGGATCTAAAATATGGAAGAGTTGAGGGCAAAAGCGCAACAGCTTTAAATATTAATAAAAAGTTGGATAACATACGTGGGCGTATCGACAAAATTTATGAAGATATGCTGAAACACGAGGGCTTTGCTACTTCCCAAAAAGTAAAGCTCTCATTCTTGGGTGTTGGTGTAATGGATGATGCAATTCTAAAAGTCTTTAACGATAAAAATGAGGATTTTAAAAAATTGGTTGACAAGGAAGAACGTTCACAAAGCACCTACAACAAGTACATCACGGTTTATAATCATCTTACCACTTTTATCAAAGAACGCTATCATCGTGATGATATGGCCTTTCGGGAATTGACTGGAGATTTTATTAGGGAATTCGATTTTTATCTTCGGTACGATTTACAATCTACACATAATACGGTTTGGGTTTACACGATGCCCGTACTAAGTCTGGTAGAATTGGCTATAAAAAAAGGTTTGATACGTGATAATCCGTTTCAAGATTATGAAATTAATATGGAAGAAACCGACAGGGGTTATATTCTTAAAGAAGATGTAGAAAAACTGATGATGTGTGCACCGCCCCACCCACGGTATGAGCTTGTAAAAGATCTTTTTATTTTCAGTTGTTTTACCGGACTTGCTTATGCGGATATTAAAAAACTAACAAGGAACAATATTCAGTCTTTCTTCGATGGCCATCAATGGATCATCAGCAGAAGAAAAAAATCAGATATTGCTTCTAATGTTCGGTTAATGGAAATCCCAAAACGTATCATAGAAAAATACCTCGGTAGCACTCGTAATGAGTTTATCTTTCCAGTTCCAACCAATGTAACCTGCAATACTCACATTGGCAAATTAATTGAAAAAGCTAAAATTATTACAGAACAAAAAGTAACTTTTCACACCGCAAGACACACATTTGGAACGATGTTTTTGACAGAAGGTGTTCCCCTTGAAAGCCTTAGTAAAATGATGGGGCATAAAAATATTTCTACTACACAGATTTATGCTAAAATTACCAGCCAAAAGATTAGTAAGGATATGGATTTGGTAGCTCCTAAATTTAAGGAGATTGAAGAAGCGTTTTTACAGGTTATATAG
- a CDS encoding NAD(P)H-dependent oxidoreductase, translating into MSKNKILIINAHPNSNSFNAALTEAYKQGALESGAHVEEIIISELEFNPNLQYGYRQRMELEPDLQEAWQKILQADHIVWIHPVWWGGLPAISKGFIDRLFLPGMAFQYRPDSVFWDKLLKGRSAHIITTLDQPGWYYRLFFGRPSVNQLKRSVLQFCGISPVKVTYVGIVKTSSDALRHKWLQKVKKFGLHRK; encoded by the coding sequence ATGTCAAAAAATAAAATCCTTATCATCAATGCTCATCCGAACAGCAATTCCTTCAATGCAGCACTTACGGAAGCCTATAAACAGGGTGCGCTGGAGTCCGGAGCTCATGTTGAGGAAATCATAATATCGGAATTAGAGTTTAATCCTAATCTGCAGTATGGATACCGTCAGCGAATGGAGTTGGAACCCGATCTGCAGGAGGCCTGGCAAAAGATTCTGCAAGCCGATCATATCGTATGGATTCATCCGGTATGGTGGGGAGGTCTTCCGGCCATCAGCAAAGGGTTTATAGATCGCTTATTTCTTCCCGGTATGGCTTTTCAGTATCGTCCCGATTCCGTTTTTTGGGACAAATTGTTAAAAGGAAGATCGGCTCATATCATTACGACATTAGATCAACCGGGATGGTATTACCGTCTTTTCTTCGGTCGCCCCAGTGTCAATCAGTTAAAGCGCTCCGTCTTACAGTTTTGCGGAATCAGTCCTGTAAAAGTGACTTATGTAGGTATTGTAAAGACTTCTTCGGATGCATTGAGACACAAGTGGCTGCAAAAAGTGAAA